One region of Armigeres subalbatus isolate Guangzhou_Male chromosome 3, GZ_Asu_2, whole genome shotgun sequence genomic DNA includes:
- the LOC134223261 gene encoding uncharacterized protein LOC134223261 isoform X1, with translation MFWHFSPCPYIGLPEPALMYVFSSSTDQIELTFRQPMAQRNYLPTTGAQVFWNAICVTPLYIAPLRVEPNLPLYHRTVCRLGPVQLCGSLNEKFSAFCSQLDSTVQKMTCEMLMAANAILYLVSNVFIRYLHYIK, from the exons ATGTTCTGGCACTTCTCCCCTTGTCCGTATATTGGGCTGCCCGAACCGGCACTAAT GTACGTATTTTCATCGTCGACGGATCAAATCGAGCTCACATTCCGACAACCTATGGCCCAGCGCAACTATTTACCAACTACGGGCGCACAAGTTTTCTGGAATGCGATATGTGTGACTCCATTATACATAGCTCCACTGCGAGTAGAACCGAATCTTCCCCTCTACCACCGCACCGTATGTCGTCTCGGCCCAGTTCAACTATGCGGGAGCTTGAATGAAAAGTTTTCAGCAttttgttcccagttggatagCACAGTACAAAAAATGACGTGTGAAATGCTCATGGCTGCTAATGCGATATTGTATCTTGTATCTAATGTGTTTATTAGATACCTACATTACATAAAATAG